In Lates calcarifer isolate ASB-BC8 linkage group LG21, TLL_Latcal_v3, whole genome shotgun sequence, a single window of DNA contains:
- the LOC108900897 gene encoding LOW QUALITY PROTEIN: extracellular calcium-sensing receptor-like (The sequence of the model RefSeq protein was modified relative to this genomic sequence to represent the inferred CDS: deleted 1 base in 1 codon): MALLKLVLLALLIRKVMPVCRLQGMAQLPELSKDGDFILGGIFTFHTGYRGSVPTFQSLPDPPTCLNINVREFKFAQTMIFAIEEINQNAAMLPNYTLGYKIYNSCGMTNIMKAAIDLASGQREIIDERNCTKPDTAQAVLGHSGSAPTVGFARIIGRFHIPVLSHFATCACLSNREEFPTFFRTIPSDLHQSRALAKLVKLFGWTWVGAISNKNDYGNNGIATFIQAAQEEGVCIEYYQAFEQTGPPRELTKVVETVRHSTSKVIVAFMSHREVNVLATELYKQNITGLQWVGSDAWITDHSLTDSEGHSILEGSLGFAVSRAKIPGLEEHLRGLHPSQFPDSQFVRDFWEHVFDCSLNDSTNAQKKPCSGSESLQNVQSYFTDVSELRFTNNVYKSVYSVAHALHNLVTCEERNGPLYSGSCTDPKHIQPWQVLHYLQNINFTTNQGERVTFDQNGDPPARYELINIQRVTSGTMHVATVGVFDATLPCERQFIMNGMKIVWGGGSHTVPVSVCSEKCPPGRRKVLQKGKPVCCYDCIPCPAGEISNLTDSIHCMKCPPEYWSNNQRDACIPKVIEFLAYDEILGTLLALFSLLGVFLTMITTQVFYCHKETPLVRANNSELSFLLLFSLTLCFLCSLTFIGRPSEWSCMLRHTAFGITFVLCISCVLGKTIVVLMAFRATLPGSNVMKWFGPTQQRLSVLAFTLIQVVICILWLTINPPFPFENLLLYKDRIILECALGSAVGFWAVLGYIGLLALLCFLLAFLARKLPDNFNEAKLITFSMLIFCAVWITFIPAYVSSPGKFTVAVEIFAILASSYGLLFCIFIPKCYVILMRPEQNTKKHIIGKTKDIHC, from the exons ATGGCACTGCTGAAGCTGGTCCTCCTGGCTCTTCTGATTAGGAAGGTGATGCCTGTGTGTCGCCTGCAGGGGATGGCGCAACTGCCTGAGCTGTCCAAGGATGGAGACTTCATCTTAGGTGGCATTTTCACCTTTCACACTGGGTACAGAGGCAGCGTGCCCACATTTCAATCCTTACCCGATCCTCCAACGTGTCTGAA cATCAATGTAAGAGAATTCAAATTTGCCCAGACCATGATTTTTGCAATTGAGGAGATAAATCAAAATGCTGCAATGCTCCCAAATTACACGCTGGGCTACAAGATTTACAATTCCTGTGGAATGACAAACATTATGAAGGCTGCTATAGATTTAGCCAGTGGACAGAGGGAGATCATAGATGAGAGGAACTGTACAAAGCCTGACACTGCCCAGGCTGTACTAGGCCACTCTGGCTCAGCACCTACAGTGGGATTTGCTCGGATTATAGGAAGATTTCATATACCAGTg CTCAGCCACTTTGCAACCTGTGCATGTCTGAGCAACAGAGAGGAGTTTCCAACGTTCTTCCGAACCATTCCCAGTGATCTCCACCAGAGCAGAGCCTTAGCAAAGCTGGTCAAGCTCTTTGGCTGGACCTGGGTGGGGGCAATAAGTAATAAAAATGACTACGGTAACAACGGGATCGCCACATTTATACAAGCTGCACAAGAAGAAGGGGTGTGCATTGAGTACTACCAGGCATTTGAGCAAACAGGTCCTCCCCGTGAGTTAACAAAAGTGGTTGAAACTGTGAGGCACTCAACCTCTAAAGTCATCGTAGCCTTCATGTCCCACAGAGAAGTTAATGTGCTGGCAACAGAGTTGTATAAACAGAACATTACAGGACTGCAGTGGGTCGGCAGCGACGCCTGGATCACAGATCACTCTCTAACTGACAGTGAGGGGCACAGCATCCTGGAGGGATCTCTGGGCTTCGCTGTCAGCCGAGCTAAGATCCCAGGGCTGGAGGAGCACCTGAGGGGGCTCCATCCCTCCCAGTTCCCTGACagtcagtttgtcagagatttCTGGGAACATGTGTTTGACTGCTCGCTGAATGATAgtacaaatgcacaaaaaaagcCATGCAGCGGCTCTGAGAGCTTGCAGAATGTTCAGTCATATTTCACAGATGTTTCAGAGCTGAGATTCACAAACAATGTCTACAAGTCAGTTTACTCAGTAGCTCACGCTCTCCACAACCTGGTCACATGTGAAGAGAGGAACGGCCCTCTCTATAGTGGGAGCTGTACTGATCCCAAACACATTCAACCATGGCAg GTGCTACATTATTTGCAGAATATCAACTTCACAACAAATCAGGGGGAGAGAGTGACCTTTGACCAGAATGGAGATCCACCTGCAAGATATGAACTAATAAATATACAGCGTGTTACTTCAGGAACTATGCATGTTGCCACAGTTGGTGTTTTTGATGCAACTCTGCCCTGTGAGCGTCAGTTTATAATGAATGGCATGAAGATAGTTTGGGGTGGAGGAAGTCATACG GTGcctgtgtcagtgtgcagtgagaaaTGCCCCCCAGGAAGACGCAAAGTCCTCCAGAAAGGAAAGCCTGTCTGCTGCTATGATTGCATACCCTGTCCAGCAGGCGAGATCAGTAATCTAACAG ATTCAATACACTGTATGAAATGCCCACCAGAATACTGGTCCAACAACCAGAGAGATGCTTGCATCCCTAAAGTAATAGAATTCTTGGCATATGATGAAATCCTGGGTACACTGTTAGCCTTATTTTCATTGCTTGGAGTTTTTCTAACTATGATCACAACACAAGTCTTCTACTGCCACAAAGAAACCCCACTAGTGCGGGCCAATaactctgagctgagcttcctgctgctcttctccttgactctgtgtttcctgtgctcTCTGACCTTCATCGGCCGGCCCTCTGAGTGGTCCTGCATGCTGCGACACACAGCATTCGGCATCACCTTTGTCCTCTGTATCTCTTGTGTACTGGGGAAAACTATAGTAGTGTTAATGGCCTTCAGGGCTACACTTCCAGGTAGTAATGTGATGAAATGGTTTGGgccaacacagcagagactcagTGTTCTGGCTTTCACTCTCATACAGGTTGTGATTTGTATACTTTGGCTGACAATCAACCCTCCTTTCCCTTTTGAGAATTTGTTGCTCTATAAGGACAGAATTATCTTAGAGTGCGCTTTGGGCTCAGCTGTAGGGTTCTGGGCTGTGTTAGGATATATAGGACTCCTGgctctcttgtgt tttctacTTGCTTTTTTGGCTCGAAAGCTGCCTGATAATTTCAATGAAGCTAAACTCATCACcttcagcatgctgatattCTGTGCAGTCTGGATCACCTTTATCCCAGCTTATGTCAGCTCTCCTGGGAAgttcactgtggctgtggagaTATTTGCT